The Gemmatimonadaceae bacterium genome contains the following window.
CACGGTCGTGCAGGCCTACCGCGAACTGCAGCGCGAGGGGCTGGTCGAGCTGCGGCAGGGCTCGGGCACCTTCGTGTCCGAGGTCGGCGGCGCGACTAGGGCCCGCGAGCGCGAGCGCGCCGCCCGACGCCTGGTGCGGGACATGTTGGGGGAGGCGGCGCGACTGGGGATCGGGGTGGACGAGGTCTCGGCCGCGCTGGCCATCGAACTTCCGGAGGCACGGTGAGCGACGCGATTCGCGTACGGGACCTGGCGTACCGGGTGGGCAAGGGCTTTGCCATCCGTGATCTCTCGATGACGGTGCCCACCGGCGCCATTTACGGCTTCCTCGGCCCCAACGGCTCGGGCAAGACCACGACCATCCGCCTGATGCTCGGCATGTTGCCGCCGCTGCACGGCGTCATCGAAGTGCTCGGTCACGCGATCCCGCGCTACGCGCACCGTGCGCTGGCGGGAGTGGGCTACGTGCCGGAGCGCCTACACCTCTACACGCGGTTCACGGTGGACGACGCCATCCGCTACCATCGCACGTTCTTTCCCGGCTTCTCCAATGAGGAGGCCGAGCGCCTGCGGCGTCGCTTCGGCCTGCGCGAGGACCAGCGCATCGGCGCACTGTCCAAGGGCGAGTCGGGCAAGCTGATGATGCTGCTCGCGCTGGCCCAGGGCGCGGAGTTGCTCGTGCTCGACGAGCCGACGGACGGTCTCGATCCCGTGATCCGCCGCGAGGTGCTGAGCGCGCTGGTCGAGTACGTCGAGGAGAAGCGCGCCACCGTGTTCATCTCCAGCCACCTGGTGCACGAACAGGAGCGCATCTGCGATTGGGTCGGCGTGATGGACGGTGGCCGGCTGGTCGCCGAACTGCCGATGCAGGAGTTCCGCAGCGGCATCAAGCGTCTGCGCGTCGCCCAAGCGCCGCCCGCGCGCGACGCCGCGCCGTTCACCGTGCTCTCGCGCGACGAGGTCTCCCTGCACTACGAGGACTGGGTGGTGCGCGGCTGGCAGCCGGAGATGCGCGAGTGGTTCCAGCGCGTTGGCGCCGAGGTGCGGGACGTGCAGGACCTCGACCTCGAGGATTCGTTCGTGGAACTGCTGCGCGGCGCGCGCAGCCCGGACCAGGAGCTGCGATGAAGTTCGCCATGATCCTGCGGACGCAGTGGACGTGGACGCGGACCGCGCTGCTGTCGGTGACGGCCTTGGCGTTCCTGCTGCCGATCATCCTGATCCGGCTGTACACCCTCGGCGGAATCTCGAGCACGCTCAACGCGATCGTGGAGCAGACGACGCTGCAGACGCCACTGACGCTGTTGGCCATCATCGGTCCCTTCGTGCTCGCGGCGCTGCCCTGGGCCGCGGATGCCGAGGCCAAGCACGTGTACGCCCTGTCGCTGCCCATCCCCTGGCGCGAGTACGTGGCGTTGCGCTACGGGGCCGGCGCCGTCTTCCTCCTCCTGCCTGCGCTGGCGCTGTACGTCAGTACGCTGCTGCTGCTCTCGCGCGTCACGCTGCCCGACGTGTTGCACGCGTACCCTGGCGCGTTGGCGCTGCGCTTCCTCCTTGCCTCGCTGGTGGCCTACTCCGCCACCTTCGCGCTGCAGTACCTCGCCGGACGACGCGGCCCAGCCGTCCTGCTCGGCGTGCTGGTTGGCGCGGTGCTGCTGGGCGGAGTCGCGGTCGTGAGCGGCCACTCGAGTTGGATCGACGCGGTCCAACGAGGCCTGATTGAGTGGCCAGGCCCCTTCGCGGTGTTCGTCGAGCCGTGGGTGCTGATTGATGTCTAGGCAGCGGATGCTGGCCGCCGCGGCCTTGCTGTGGCTGACTGCCTCGGTGGAGGGCGCCGCGCAGTCGATGTC
Protein-coding sequences here:
- a CDS encoding GntR family transcriptional regulator — encoded protein: MFSHVDPRSPTPIYAQIADRIRVAVAAGELAPGQDLPSVRSLASRLRVNPATVVQAYRELQREGLVELRQGSGTFVSEVGGATRARERERAARRLVRDMLGEAARLGIGVDEVSAALAIELPEAR
- a CDS encoding ABC transporter ATP-binding protein, producing the protein MSDAIRVRDLAYRVGKGFAIRDLSMTVPTGAIYGFLGPNGSGKTTTIRLMLGMLPPLHGVIEVLGHAIPRYAHRALAGVGYVPERLHLYTRFTVDDAIRYHRTFFPGFSNEEAERLRRRFGLREDQRIGALSKGESGKLMMLLALAQGAELLVLDEPTDGLDPVIRREVLSALVEYVEEKRATVFISSHLVHEQERICDWVGVMDGGRLVAELPMQEFRSGIKRLRVAQAPPARDAAPFTVLSRDEVSLHYEDWVVRGWQPEMREWFQRVGAEVRDVQDLDLEDSFVELLRGARSPDQELR